The sequence tacctctgtttgatgatccaatactgaccgcttgtgatcgtgagacccgcggtgtagagaaaaacacgcgaggacctcaaagcgacatagtttcttaatctaaacgggtaaaatataattaaagagttaaaggaataatcaaacattcgctcacttttaatgatactcagatatcaatAAAAAACCTTTtccatttatggagtcagatgtaataacgagataatatacataagagaaaatgtatttcatttaatattgttgtgttgtgtacaagaaagactgtaacgcgcagagaccttcacccgtattattggagaccgtcattggaccgataaacgggcttacaaatgCGTCTGTTGTGTCAttgtctgcaaataaatgctgtaaatgaccaTATTTATATTTGGAAATTGGCATAAATGTTGTCAggactttatagaataaaacaaacacgtTCATTGTTCTgaaacacacacttatacacagtAACTCCAGAGAAACGGATCATTCTGCAGTGGGTATATACACATGTATTCCTCTGTGCCCGTcgctggaggattctacagtataacagcgaCATCTACAGGTGAAATAAACAATCATGTGGGGATTCTCTGTTTCTAAATCTTCCATCATTGACAATAATCCTCCATATTTCTATCTCAATGCACAGTTTGTTGTTTATTAAATAACCCTgttttaaaatgaagtgaaagAATGTTTGAAGCGTTCAGACAGAAGTAATCAATATAAGTGCATTAAACGTACAACAGTGACAAACACTCATTCACACGTGTATACCGCCGTCATCACTGTGAAAGTAAGATTGGGTCATCTGTGACTTCTGTTCAAACTCTACAGGTCACATGATCATAAATTATACTCATTGATTAACCAATCAGAAAGCATCGTTCTGCTCCGTTGTGCAGATTTGTAATCCATTATGCTTGACCGTTCATCAATGGAAGTCTGTTCTACTGATCCTGTAACGTTTATCCCGTCTTCACAATGACATAAAGGAGCGTTAACACGTGGTCATGTGATCAGGTGTGATTGATGATTCTCACCTTCAGCGCTTTAAACGTCTCCATGAACTTCTCCAACTCATCAGGTGGCAGGAAATCCCCAATAAAATGCTTCCCTTTGCCCATATCTGTCAGCTGCTCCGCCCACTCTGAGAGAAACATGACGTGTCATTAATATCTGCACTCAGAGAAACAAACTTACACTGGACTTTAAGGGTTACTCATTTTTAGGGACTGTTCCAGGTCTGGAAATCACAGCTGTATAATTCTCTGACATGACTAAGGGAACACTTCACATCATTTGTGTCAAACGTCCCTCTCAGTCCATCAAGAGCATTTACTGACACTAAACGGCAAAAACAACTCGTTCTGAACTCATACAGATGAACTCCTCACTGCCTCTTTCACACATTAATACTCGATGAttatcaatacatatatacacatcgcGTCTTCAGTCTCTTCAGACTTATCAACACAGCTTTGGTAAACTGTGAGCGGCAGGGTTAATTAATAACACGTCTGTGGAAttagaaacatttattttctacTAAAGGTACGAACACACCACCAACACTCAGATCCATTCACggccacatacagagaaatgaCATAATAAACGTCACGCAGTAACAACACTCACTAACCTTCACTTTCATCATTCTAGAAGAACAAAAACCTTTTATACCGCCAACTGCACCACTTCAGCTcgtcctttgtgtgtgtgtgtgtgactgtgtgtgagtgtatgtgtgtgtgcgcctgtatgtgtgtgagtgtttgtgcaagtgtatgtatgtgtgtgtgagtgtgtgtgtatttatgtgtgtgtgtctgtatgtgtatttatgtgtgtgtgtgtatgcgtgtatgtgtatttatgtgtgtgtgtgtgtgtatatatgtgtgtgtgtgtgtgtgtgcatgtatgtgtgtgcatttatgtgtgtgtctgcatgtgtatttatgtgtgtgtgtgtgtgtgtgtgtatgtatgtgtgtgtgtgtatgtatgtgtgtgtgtatctgtgtgtgtgtctgtatgcgtgtatgtgtatttatgtgtgtctgtatgtatgtgtgtgtatttatgtgtgtgtgtatgtatgtgtgtgtgtatttatgtgtgtatgtatgtatgcgtgtatgtttgtgtgtgtatttatgtgtgtatgtttgtgtgtgtgtatttatgtgtgtgtgtctgtgtgtgtatttatgtgtgtgtgtgtgtatgtatgtgtgtgtatttatgtgtgtgagtgtgtgtgtgtatttatgtgtgtgtctgtatgtgtatttatgtgtgtgtgtgtgtatctgtgtgtgtgtgtgtgtatctgtgtgtgtgtctgtatgcgtgtatgtgtatttatgtgtgtgtgtatgtatgtgtgtatgtatgtatgcgtgtatgtttgtgtgtgtatttatgtgtgtatgtatgtatgtatcagaCAGACACTATTATTCTGTAATGTCTTTGTGAAAGACTGGAGCTCAGGGAATAAATCAAAACTTGTATGATATGAGGCTTGTAATAGTCATGTGTGGTATGGTGACCTCTGGTCTTCTCCATCTCCATCTGTCGGAGTCGATGTTCCCAGGTTCCGGCCTCTTGATCGACCTCTTCATCGCTGTCGTACTCGTGCTGATGGTTTTTGATGGCCTTCTCCCACATCAGCTGCATGTCCTGCATCGCTCGCTTGTGCTTCATGATCATATCGTACATCTCCTGCATctgacacacacattaaacacatttcataTTGATGTTTCAAGGAAAGTGCCAGATGTTTTGGGAAGAATGTTGTTTTGTGTTCATACTTCCTGTTGTTCTTTGAGTTGTTTCTTCTGATCATCTGAGAGTTCAGTCACTCCCACCAAACCCACCGGCTTCCCCTTCTTATATCCCAGACTGCTCAGCTCCTGAtctacacacacaaatgcacacacacgcatggaagcacacacacacaaccgcacacacacacacagagacacacacacacacgcacacacatgatGAAATGATGACAAGGATCAATCAGTAATGTTTGGCATTGTATGCTCGTCTTCTAGTGTTTTCTTTATAACTGTTCAAGTTAAATGAACTTTCTAAAAcacacgtgtctgtgtgtgtgtgtgtgtgtgtgtgtgtgtgtgtgtgtgtgtgtgtgtaccggtgAGTACAGGGGTGTTGTTCTCCTGTTCAGTGATGTGATGGTTGGTGACTGTAGGGGGCGGCAGCTCCACTTTATCATCTTCAGCGCCCCAGcggctcttcctcttcctcttggcTGTGGTGGGGGGCGTGTCCTCCTGCGTCTGAGACTCGCTGCTGGATTTACACTGACGGAACTCGTCCACTTTGGCTTTATAGAAGCGATGAGCGGCGCTCTGATACTCGTACAGGAAACTGATCATACGAGAGGAGGAAAGAGATTATTCATTGGTTAAAACTTTAACATTTAGTTATTATGACTGAAAACATTCAACACAAGTTCAACTTCATGAACAACATCTGTGGCATAAAGTCCATTTCCACAAATCATATTTCagcttaaatattaaaataatgcatttacagtaatgcactcaGGAAGTCCACAGGCCAACGCAAGCAATGAAATGATttcaacatttaaatatgttaaaaaccCCCGAGAGACAAGTTAAAATGATGTTCTGTGGTAATGGATGCCACTAATGACACATACATAAAGCTCAAGCAAGAACATCGctctaaataaaatcacatgatcTTGTTTGGAGTAAACACAGTAAAATTTCACATTTtctaacaatatattttattcctTTCTAAATGCATTTCAATCAACAGTTCTAAATCATGCTGTGATTCTGTGATTCATAAAGAAAAACACATGAAGAATATCTTTGCCCATCAGTTACTGATAAATGAGGGATTGTCCAGTGTTTACTGCAGCCACTTAAAAACTCAAAATAGattattcttaaagagacagttcacccaaaaatgaaaattctttcatcatttactcgccctcatatgCAGATTTGTttaaagctccagaaagcacataaaggcagcataaaggtaacccataagactccagtggtataatccatgtcttcagaagggatatgattggtgtgggtgagaaactgatacattttaagcccttttttactttaaatctccactttcacgtctACATTTGAAAGCCACATATGGTGCttgtttactttcactttcaaatctgaaagtgaaagtgtagatttatagtaaaaagggacttcaatattgatctgtttctcacccacaccaatcatatcagtTTTTAACACATGGAttagaccactggagtcttaagggttacgtttatgctgcatttatgtgctttttggagcttcaaagttctgatcacttgcattgtatggacctacagagctgaaatattcttctaaaaatcttcaattgtgttcagcagaagaaagaaagtcacacatctgggatgacataagggtgagtaaatgatgacataattttcatttttgggtgaactgtctctttaagagcatTTTAGTTAATGTGTTAACTTTGGCAGAGCtcttatatagtatatatatacacacacacacacacactaccagtcaaaagtttaggCTCTCTTCCtcatgctttattattattattatttttcacattttagaataatagtaaagtcatcaaaactatgggttgtgactaaacaaaatcccaaataaatcagaacaatgttatattttagcatcttcaaagtcgtccccctttgcctagaatttccAGAAATGTACAATCTACATCAGTCTGTGCGAGATGCAACTTCTTCAAGTATCTGAAGATCTGTGTCTCAAAATCAGCTGATATTACAACACATCTTTCATTTCATTCCCTATATTATTCACATGACCCCTCTTGTGTTCTGTCACATGTGGAAAATAGTCATAATAAAGAAAGAGTTAGTGTGTCCGATACTTCTACATATACTGTGAAGAACTGTGTGTAACTGACAGTGAGAGAGTGACGTTCAGTCCTGCACGAGCATGCCAACAAGACGATCTAAACCTCAAATATCCGTCAGTGTTTGTCACCTGAAGGCAGGATTGTCCCGGTTGTGTTCAGCTGCCATGATCTCCACCTCCGTCCCGCCGTCTGCTACGAAGCGCGCCAGTTTCTCTGCCACCTTCCTGGTGTTCTCGTCCACTGAGGAGGAGACTTTAAGAGTCTATCAGAAGCGGCACTCAAACTAAACAAGTGAGTGAACTGCAGCCACACACAGACAGCACAGGAATATTGGCCTGGCAACAGACCATCATGCATCCGTTTCAtttaattacattgtaataatTGAGTTCAATGTGGACGTTATGATGATTTATTATCTTCTCTATTAACGAAGTGATGAATCTGACGCTTgctactgtgcctttaagacttcTGTATGTAAACGTGATGTGAGcggttttgtgagtgtgtgtttgaataaTACATGAGTTCTTACCATCAGATTGTGCTGAGGTCTGCTTCCTGATTTCTGCCACTCTCTTCCTGTAGTACAGAAACTCTTTACCGCTCCTCTCAAACAGGAATCTACACAAGAGACAGTGACTGTGTTTTACAGAGCAGCACTGACCGTTCAAAACACATCAAGTTTCCACTCTATTCAGTGTTTCCCATAAAGAGACGAATCGCAATTAAAGCTCGGCTTTGTCCTGCATGTTTACACGCTAATCGCCGCATAACTGGCCTCAGTGTTGTGCACGTGCTCTAAAACACAGCGGTGACCTCTGTGTGACCTTTCCATGCACTTCAGATGACTGCATACAGATTGTTAATCATTTCGTGCTTTTTGACCAATTGTAGATCCAAAAGATCGCTTCTCTCACACATCGGACAGTGCTAGCAGTTAGCAGTGGCTAACGAGCTAGTtctaggggccgttcacaccgaatgcgTTATTCCATCCGTCTGCGCTGTTTTCTCAATTGTTTTTCAATGCAAACATGCACTCGAGCACTGTttcccaaccctgctcctggaggcaCACCAATACTTCATGTGTTCCACCGCACGCCTTACCCTCCTATTGCGTCCCAAATCTGCACACACCTCTGACCCGGTGCAATTAAAGCTGATTAATCATTCATAACCCGAAGATTTTCATCTAAACTACATTGTAAGTCATTAATATGTTCTTAACTGTTCATACATAGAAAAAGAGTGAGATTTTTGGCATgttaaactccgcctttcagagaccatactctgctctgattggtccgttctaaagcattcattctaaactcctcctttcagagagcatactctgctctgattggtccgttctaaaggattcactctgacaaatataaatgttattaatgaaaaagtatGGGACTTTTGCACTTGTCGCAGGAGTGTGTACGCAACAAGACCGTTCGTCGTGAGATGCGAGACTTCTCGCCGCAGACTCAGAACATGCAAGATGATGCGCTTGAGTCATGTGGTGTGCACTGATGCAGACTCAAGCTCGATTATaactctcagtcaccattcactttcattgcatcatacAGTAAGTCAGAGATGACCGAGGCTCTTCTGATGTCTTTTTGTGAGTACAAACTGAAGAACTTACGAGAACATGGGATTATCTTtgtagtcctccatggctttCTTCTCCAGCTCAGCCCCTCCTTCAGCTACGAACGAGGCCATCTTGTCGATGATGAGGCACAGATCTTCATCCTCTGGGGGGGAAACTTTAAGCAGGCTATGAGAAGTCCATACGGCAGAACGCAACACTGACTACAGCGCACTGAGAGGACACGTCATGAGCAGACATCTGCACGCCTCACCCTGTAGGACTTCCTCTCTTCTGTggaatgctgctcttttgcatacaatgaaagtatagCATGAGTATGAACTACTCTTAGCACTCTTGTTTTTGTCCTTTAAGGAGCTTGACCGCTggagtcactatgaactgtcattgtacagaaaagagcagcatgaactgcttttatgttctacagaagaaagcaagtcgtatgggtttggaactgcatgagggtgagtcaatgatgtcATGTTAAACTAATCAGCTGTGGGTCAGTCCACTAATGATCTTCAGATTAGAGTTCTGTTATGGAATTGATACCTTTGACCTCCAGATAGTGTGCTTCATCCTCCTCGTCTTCATCGTCGGGTGAGCAGAACACGCTGGGGCGAGCGGCGGCGAGCGGCGTCTTCTTGGACTGCGAGTAgtttttaaactgactgatcatGCTGCCAATGCCCAGCCCCGGCCGTTTGCCAATCAGAATGCTCTTTTTCTGCGCGGGTGTTGCGGCCGCTGGCAGGCTctgagcggagggggcggggccaggGGACTCACTTTTAGATCCTTGAGGAAGTGACATCAACACAGCCAAATGTTAACCACAGTGATCCTCACAACAAACCATCATGTTAAACGCTTTAGCAATACTGTATGTCAAacaatcatgctaataaagtactttGAATCAGATGATGATTGGCTGAATGTACTTTTAACACTTGTTTGTAAGGCACATCCAGATATTAATGGTTGAAAAAGTGATGAAATGATGACGTTTGattgttatattaatattatatgtgTCACTGACAAATAAGATTGTCCTTTTAGAAAACTAGTTTAATCATGTGTCAAGTGATGACTTTAAAAgtgttacttttttatttgatcaaatgcaccatctcacaaaaatgtcaaaatattaatatattaaattaatagtaCTGTTAGAATTACAgtgttaacgcatgcgattaaaTGTAACGCATTCTCTTAATtgtgattaatgcatttactgttaatacagaATAAACATTGGTGTGAGGGTGGAAAGGTTATAATGCGTCAGGAGCAGAGGCGACGTCACCTTCAAAACACTGAATTTAAAGGAACAGCAGATAAGTGCATCCTtcattaaagagcacctattatggtttttaaatgtgcctgattttattttaaaggtctcatacaatagatttaaatgcatccaaactcaaataacactttaatttgctcataatttaaatcgcAGCATTACCTGTTTTTCCCAGTGTCAGAAACTactcgttcaatgatccattctaaagcattcaatCTAAACTCCGCCTtacagagagcatactctgctctgattggtccgttctaaagcattcaatcTAAACTCCGCCTtacagagagcatactctgctctgattggtccgttctaaagcattcattctaaactcctcctttcagagagcatactctgctctgattggtccgttctaaagcattcattctaaactccgccttacagagagcatactctgctctgattggtccgttctaaagcgttcattctaaactcctcctttcagagagcatactctgctctgattggtccgttctaaaggattcattctaaactccgcctttcagagagcatactctgctctgattggtccgttctaaagcattcattctaaactccgcctttcagagagcatactctgctctgattggtccgttctaaagcgttcattctaaactcctccttacagagagcatactctgctctgattggtccgttctaaaggattcattctaaactcctcctttcagagagcatactctgctctgattggtccgttctaaagcattcattctaaactcctccttacagagagcatactctgctctgattggtccgttaagcattcattctaaactccgccttacagagagcatactctgctctgattggtccgttctaaagcattcattctaaactcctcctttcagagagcatactctgctctgattggtccgttctaaagcattcattctaaactcctcctttcagagagcatactctgctctgattggtccgttctaaagcattcattctaaactcctcctttcagagagcatactctgctctgattggtccgttctaaagcattcattctaaactcctcctttcagagagcatactctgctctgattggtccgttctaaagcattcattctaaactccgcctttcagagagcctactctgctcctACTCTCACCCTCGTAACCTTTGTTCTTCTGACTTCAGTTGTCTGTGCCACAGTCGGCTACCATCTATGGGAGACTGGGCATTTTCATGCCAAGCCCCAAAATTGTGGAACTCATTGCCTAGAGAAATTAGGGAGGAATGAACTTCAGGCTCTTTCAAATGTTTCTTTAGAAGGGATTTCCTTGAACTTTTGTGTGTGGatgtattttgtacaaaatatctcagaaatgtaaaacatgttcatcataaaaGAAAAGTATTCATGTCATTGTTTGGTGtaatttttaataattgaatAGTTCTGGACAAACAGTGAGTTCGATGTCATTGACCCCTGTAGATTAAGTGACGTATGAGTGATGTCAGTTTGTTTGTCAAGGTCATTAACACACGTATGTTTGTGCGTGTCACCTGCATCTGTGCCGCTCTTCTCTCGCTGCATCAGCAGAAACTGCTGCAGGAAACTGCCGTCATTCACAAACttatttgatgatgatgataataaagaTGACGACGAAGATGAAGATGCCTGTGGGGGTGAAGAgctgagagaaacacacacacacacacacagatcagcacACAGAcaggtgtgttcatgtgtgtgatcatgtgtgggtgtgtacacgtgtgtgctCATGTGTTTTCATGTGTGTGATCGTGTGTGTTTATGCGTGTACTcgtgtgtgatcatgtgtgtgtgtgtgtgtgctcaggtgtgttcatgtgtgtttgtgatcgtgtgtgtttatgtgtgtactcgtgtgtgtgtgtgtgtgatcatgtgtgtacATGCGTGTACTcgtgtgtgatcatgtgtgtgtgtttgagatcgtgtgtgtttgtgtgtgtgatcatgtgtgtacacgtgtgtttagGCGTGTACTCgtggtgtgtttatgtgtgtgatcttatgtgtgtgatcatgtttgtacacgtgtgtgtttgtttgtttgtttatgcacgtactcgtgtgtgtgtgtacacgtgtgtgtgtgtgtgtgtgtgtgtacctgcagggTTCGCTCTGTTTCTGGTTCAGTTTCTGTTTCTTTTCTTTCAGTTTAGCTTCAATCTCTCTCTTCTTCTGAGCGATCAGCTCTTCCTGTTTCATGATCACTGTCAGTTTACTCTGCTGATGAGACTTCCAACCACCTcgacctgaaacacacacctcATATTTATCAGCTCATATTTCACCGCAACATCAACagacaattataataatattccaaacaaatacaaataatcctGATGATCATAAAAAGGAttcatacaaaatataatttcagtttttcttttggaAATATTTCTGTAAGATTTataatgatatttttttatatgacaaaatattaaaccgagactttaattttaaaagtaacaAATACAGACTGTGGATTAAACAGCATGAAATACAGTAATGAGCAAATACATCTTTCTGTGACAGTTTAACACTCGTATGTTTCTAAATATCGTTATAAAGCTGTTAATAATCGTGTTAAACGTGTTTATAATGATGATTTGTGCAGTTTAGCACGGAGGCTGCTAACCGGTTAGCACAACAAACATTATCTCCACAAATAAAGTTAAATAACTCGAGCACGAattgagaaaacaaaaacacatcaacaaatatCAGAGAATACAgtttatgtgaatatattgttatatttactGTGTTTTACCTGCATCATTAAACTCCATCACGATTAATACTGTGAAgctgcttcttcttcttctgtggtGTTTCATCAGACGGCGGAGAATAAAGACTGTAGTGAGTATACCGCCACCTATCGGACACCACACAAACGACACaatacacactataaactatacagtgcacactatacactatacactataaactataaactatacagtgcacactatacactacacattataaactataaactatacagtgcacactatacactacacactataaactataaactatacagtgcacactatacactacacactataaactatacagtgcacactatacactacacactataaactataaactatacagTGCACACTATACGCTACACATTATAAACTATACAGTGCACACTATACaccacacactataaactataaactatacagTGCACACTATTcactacacactataaactatacagtaaactatacactacacactataaactataaactatacagtgcacactatacactacacactataaactatacagtgcacactatacactacacactataaactatacagtgCACACTATACAATACACATTATAAACTACAAAATATACAGAgcacactatacactacacactataaactataaactatacagtgcacactatacactacacactataaactatacagtgcacactatacactacacactataaactatacagtgCACACTATGcactacacactataaactataaactatacagtgcacactatacactacacactataaactatacagtgcacactatacactacacactataaactatacagtgCACACTATACAATACACATTATAAACTACAAACTATACAGAgcacactatacactacacactataaactataaactatgcagtgcacactatacactacacactataaactatacagtgcacactatacactacacactataaactatacagt comes from Xyrauchen texanus isolate HMW12.3.18 chromosome 9, RBS_HiC_50CHRs, whole genome shotgun sequence and encodes:
- the sugp1 gene encoding SURP and G-patch domain-containing protein 1 isoform X2, with the translated sequence MEFNDAGRGGWKSHQQSKLTVIMKQEELIAQKKREIEAKLKEKKQKLNQKQSEPCSSSPPQASSSSSSSLLSSSSNKFVNDGSFLQQFLLMQREKSGTDAGSKSESPGPAPSAQSLPAAATPAQKKSILIGKRPGLGIGSMISQFKNYSQSKKTPLAAARPSVFCSPDDEDEEDEAHYLEVKVSPPEDEDLCLIIDKMASFVAEGGAELEKKAMEDYKDNPMFSFLFERSGKEFLYYRKRVAEIRKQTSAQSDVDENTRKVAEKLARFVADGGTEVEIMAAEHNRDNPAFSFLYEYQSAAHRFYKAKVDEFRQCKSSSESQTQEDTPPTTAKRKRKSRWGAEDDKVELPPPTVTNHHITEQENNTPVLTDQELSSLGYKKGKPVGLVGVTELSDDQKKQLKEQQEMQEMYDMIMKHKRAMQDMQLMWEKAIKNHQHEYDSDEEVDQEAGTWEHRLRQMEMEKTREWAEQLTDMGKGKHFIGDFLPPDELEKFMETFKALKEGRDPDYSEYKEFKLTVENIGFQMLMKMGWKEGDGLGSDAQGIKNPVHRGSTAVDGAGFGVDRPAELSKSDDEYDAFRKRMMLAYRFRPNPLNNPRRPYY
- the sugp1 gene encoding SURP and G-patch domain-containing protein 1 isoform X1 → MEFNDAGRGGWKSHQQSKLTVIMKQEELIAQKKREIEAKLKEKKQKLNQKQSEPCSSSPPQASSSSSSSLLSSSSNKFVNDGSFLQQFLLMQREKSGTDAGSKSESPGPAPSAQSLPAAATPAQKKSILIGKRPGLGIGSMISQFKNYSQSKKTPLAAARPSVFCSPDDEDEEDEAHYLEVKVSPPEDEDLCLIIDKMASFVAEGGAELEKKAMEDYKDNPMFSFLFERSGKEFLYYRKRVAEIRKQTSAQSDVSSSVDENTRKVAEKLARFVADGGTEVEIMAAEHNRDNPAFSFLYEYQSAAHRFYKAKVDEFRQCKSSSESQTQEDTPPTTAKRKRKSRWGAEDDKVELPPPTVTNHHITEQENNTPVLTDQELSSLGYKKGKPVGLVGVTELSDDQKKQLKEQQEMQEMYDMIMKHKRAMQDMQLMWEKAIKNHQHEYDSDEEVDQEAGTWEHRLRQMEMEKTREWAEQLTDMGKGKHFIGDFLPPDELEKFMETFKALKEGRDPDYSEYKEFKLTVENIGFQMLMKMGWKEGDGLGSDAQGIKNPVHRGSTAVDGAGFGVDRPAELSKSDDEYDAFRKRMMLAYRFRPNPLNNPRRPYY